From a region of the Vidua macroura isolate BioBank_ID:100142 chromosome 3, ASM2450914v1, whole genome shotgun sequence genome:
- the EEF1A1 gene encoding elongation factor 1-alpha 1: MGKEKTHINIVVIGHVDSGKSTTTGHLIYKCGGIDKRTIEKFEKEAAEMGKGSFKYAWVLDKLKAERERGITIDISLWKFETSKYYVTIIDAPGHRDFIKNMITGTSQADCAVLIVAAGVGEFEAGISKNGQTREHALLAYTLGVKQLIVGVNKMDSTEPPYSQKRYEEIVKEVSTYIKKIGYNPDTVAFVPISGWNGDNMLEPSSNMPWFKGWKITRKDGSASGTTLLEALDCILPPTRPTDKPLRLPLQDVYKIGGIGTVPVGRVETGVLKPGMVVTFAPVNVTTEVKSVEMHHEALSEALPGDNVGFNVKNVSVKDVRRGNVAGDSKNDPPMEAAGFTAQVIILNHPGQISAGYAPVLDCHTAHIACKFAELKEKIDRRSGKKLEDGPKFLKSGDAAIVDMIPGKPMCVESFSDYPPLGRFAVRDMRQTVAVGVIKAVDKKAGGAGKVTKSAQKAQKAK; this comes from the exons ATGGGAAAGGAGAAGACCCACATCAACATCGTCGTCATCGGCCATGTCGATTCTGGCAAGTCCACCACCACCGGCCACCTCATCTACAAATGTGGGGGCATCGACAAGAGGACCATCGAGAAGTTCGAGAAGGAAGCGGCTGAG ATGGGCAAAGGTTCCTTCAAATATGCCTGGGTCTTGGACAAGCTGAAGGCTGAACGTGAGCGTGGTATTACTATTGATATTTCCCTGTGGAAATTTGAAACAAGCAAATACTACGTCACCATCATTGATGCTCCTGGACACAgagatttcattaaaaacatgATTACTGGAACTTCTCAG gcTGATTGTGCTGTCCTGATCGTTGCTGCTGGTGTTGGTGAGTTTGAGGCTGGTATTTCCAAGAATGGGCAGACCCGTGAGCATGCCCTTCTGGCCTACACCCTGGGTGTAAAACAGCTGATTGTTGGTGTCAACAAGATGGATTCCACTGAGCCACCCTACAGCCAGAAGAGATATGAAGAGATTGTCAAAGAAGTCAGCACCTACATCAAGAAGATTGGCTACAACCCAGACACTGTTGCTTTTGTGCCAATTTCTGGTTGGAATGGTGACAACATGCTGGAGCCTAGCTCTAAC ATGCCCTGGTTCAAGGGATGGAAGATCACCCGTAAGGATGGCAGTGCCAGTGGAACCACCCTCCTTGAAGCCCTGGACTGCATCCTGCCACCAACTCGTCCGACTGACAAACCTCTGCGTCTGCCTCTGCAGGATGTCTACAAAATCGGCG GCATTGGTACTGTACCAGTTGGCCGTGTGGAAACAGGTGTTCTGAAGCCGGGCATGGTGGTTACATTTGCCCCAGTCAATGTAACAACTGAAGTTAAATCTGTTGAGATGCACCATGAAGCCCTGAGCGAAGCTCTGCCTGGTGACAACGTTGGCTTCAATGTTAAGAACGTGTCTGTGAAAGATGTTCGCCGTGGTAATGTCGCTGGTGACAGCAAGAATGACCCTCCCATGGAAGCTGCTGGCTTCACTGCACAG gTCATTATCCTGAACCACCCTGGCCAAATCAGTGCTGGCTATGCCCCTGTGCTGGATTGCCATACTGCTCACATTGCGTGCAAATTTGCTGAGCTTAAGGAGAAGATCGATCGTCGTTCTGGGAAGAAGCTGGAGGATGGCCCCAAATTCCTGAAATCTGGAGATGCTGCCATCGTTGATATGATCCCTGGCAAACCCATGTGTGTTGAGAGCTTCTCTGATTACCCTCCTCTCG GTCGTTTTGCCGTGCGTGACATGAGGCAGACGGTTGCTGTTGGTGTCATCAAGGCAGTTGACAAgaaggctggaggagctggcaaGGTCACAAAGTCTGCCCAGAAGGCCCAGAAGGCTAAATGA